One window of the Oscillospiraceae bacterium genome contains the following:
- the fusA gene encoding elongation factor G, with protein sequence MPRQVSLEKTRNIGIMAHIDAGKTTTTERILFYTGKTHRMGEVHDGAATMDWMEQEQERGITITSAATTCYWKEHRINIIDTPGHVDFTVEVERSLRVLDGSVTVFCAKGGVEPQSETVWRQADKYKVPRLAYVNKMDITGADFFRVISMMKDRLKCNAIPIQLPIGKEENFAGLVDLLEMQAYVYTNERGTDILNEPIPGDMKELCEEYRATLIEAVAVTDDNLMEKFLCGEPLEIDEMKAAIRKATIDNTMVPVVCGTSYKNKGVQKLLDAVVDYLPAPTDIESVKGINPKNDEEEYRHSSDTEPFSALAFKIATDPFVGKLCFFRVYSGTLDAGSGVYNSTKDNNERIGRILMMHANDRTDVETCYAGDIAAAVGLRNTTTGDTLCDPKKPIILESMEFPEPVIRVAIEPRTKAGQEKMGIALAKLAEEDPTFKTYTDEETGQTIIAGMGELHLEIIVDRMLREFKVEANVGKPQVAYRETVRKLSQADTKYARQSGGHGQYGHVKIKLEPNEAGKGFEFVNAITGGVIPKEFIEPARQGIVGAMQAGVLAGYPVVDVKVTLYDGSFHEVDSSELAFKIAGSMAFKDAMSKADPVLLEPIMKVSVIVPEDYLGDILGDLQSRRGQIQSIDDMAGAKQVNALVPLSEMFGYATDMRSKTQGRGHYTMEPCHYSEIPKNVSENILNVRGSRSNA encoded by the coding sequence ATGCCAAGACAGGTCTCTTTGGAGAAAACAAGAAATATTGGCATCATGGCCCACATCGACGCCGGCAAAACCACGACCACCGAGCGCATTCTTTTCTATACCGGAAAGACGCACAGGATGGGAGAGGTGCATGACGGCGCCGCCACCATGGACTGGATGGAGCAGGAGCAGGAGCGCGGAATCACGATCACATCCGCCGCAACGACCTGCTATTGGAAGGAACACCGCATCAACATCATTGATACGCCGGGGCATGTCGACTTCACCGTTGAAGTCGAGCGTTCCTTACGCGTACTCGACGGGTCGGTGACGGTCTTCTGTGCCAAGGGCGGCGTTGAGCCTCAGTCCGAGACCGTTTGGCGTCAGGCGGACAAGTATAAGGTTCCGCGCCTTGCGTATGTCAACAAAATGGACATCACCGGCGCCGACTTTTTCCGCGTCATCAGTATGATGAAGGACCGTCTGAAATGCAATGCGATTCCGATTCAGCTCCCGATCGGCAAGGAAGAGAATTTTGCGGGTTTGGTCGATCTGCTCGAGATGCAGGCGTATGTCTACACCAACGAGCGCGGCACCGATATTCTGAACGAACCGATTCCCGGCGATATGAAGGAGCTTTGCGAGGAATACCGCGCCACGCTCATCGAAGCCGTCGCCGTCACCGACGACAACCTGATGGAAAAATTCCTCTGCGGCGAACCCCTTGAGATCGATGAGATGAAAGCCGCGATCCGCAAGGCAACAATCGACAACACGATGGTTCCGGTGGTTTGCGGGACGTCCTATAAAAACAAAGGCGTTCAGAAACTGCTCGACGCCGTCGTAGATTATCTCCCCGCGCCGACCGACATCGAATCCGTCAAGGGCATCAATCCCAAGAACGACGAAGAAGAATACAGGCATTCCTCCGATACGGAGCCGTTTTCCGCGCTCGCTTTCAAGATCGCGACCGATCCTTTTGTCGGAAAGCTCTGTTTCTTCCGGGTCTATTCAGGCACACTCGACGCCGGAAGTGGCGTCTATAACAGCACCAAGGACAACAATGAGCGCATCGGACGCATTTTGATGATGCACGCCAACGACCGCACCGATGTCGAGACCTGTTACGCAGGCGATATCGCGGCAGCCGTGGGGCTGCGCAACACCACGACCGGCGACACGCTCTGTGATCCGAAAAAACCGATCATTCTCGAGTCGATGGAATTCCCCGAGCCGGTCATCCGGGTCGCAATCGAACCCAGAACCAAAGCCGGTCAGGAGAAGATGGGCATCGCCCTCGCCAAACTCGCGGAGGAAGATCCCACTTTCAAGACTTATACCGATGAGGAAACAGGCCAGACGATCATCGCAGGCATGGGCGAACTTCATCTTGAGATCATTGTCGACCGGATGCTGCGCGAATTCAAGGTCGAGGCCAACGTCGGCAAACCGCAGGTCGCCTATCGCGAAACCGTGCGCAAGCTGTCGCAGGCCGACACCAAATACGCGCGCCAATCGGGCGGACACGGCCAGTACGGCCACGTCAAGATCAAGCTGGAGCCGAACGAAGCCGGAAAAGGTTTCGAATTCGTCAACGCCATCACCGGCGGCGTGATCCCGAAAGAATTCATCGAACCGGCCCGTCAGGGCATTGTCGGCGCGATGCAGGCGGGCGTTTTGGCCGGATATCCGGTCGTCGACGTCAAAGTCACGCTCTATGACGGTTCTTTCCATGAAGTCGACTCGTCTGAACTCGCCTTCAAAATCGCCGGTTCAATGGCTTTCAAAGACGCGATGTCAAAAGCCGATCCGGTTCTTTTGGAGCCGATTATGAAAGTTTCGGTCATCGTCCCGGAGGATTATCTCGGCGATATCCTCGGCGACCTGCAAAGCCGCCGCGGTCAGATTCAAAGCATCGACGATATGGCGGGCGCAAAACAGGTGAACGCGCTCGTACCGCTTTCCGAGATGTTCGGATATGCGACCGATATGCGTTCCAAGACCCAGGGCCGCGGGCACTATACGATGGAGCCCTGTCATTATTCGGAGATCCCGAAAAACGTCTCAGAGAACATCCTGAACGTGCGCGGATCACGCTCCAACGCCTGA
- the rpsG gene encoding 30S ribosomal protein S7: protein MPRRGAVAGRDVLPDPIYNSKTVTRLINNIMLEGKKGVAQKIVYGAFEIVKTKADKDPLEVFEKALENIMPSLEVKARRVGGATYQVPLEVRPARRQTLGMRWLVSYSRNRSERTMGERLAGEIFDAYNNTGNAVKKREDTHKMAEANQAFAHFRW from the coding sequence GTGCCAAGAAGAGGTGCGGTGGCAGGACGTGACGTTCTGCCGGATCCTATTTACAATTCCAAGACGGTTACCCGCCTGATCAACAACATCATGCTGGAGGGCAAAAAGGGTGTCGCTCAGAAAATTGTATACGGCGCTTTCGAGATCGTAAAAACCAAGGCGGATAAAGATCCCCTTGAGGTCTTTGAAAAAGCGCTTGAAAACATTATGCCGTCTCTTGAGGTAAAGGCCCGCCGTGTCGGCGGCGCCACTTACCAGGTACCGCTCGAAGTCAGACCCGCGCGCAGACAGACACTCGGCATGCGCTGGCTGGTCAGCTACTCGCGCAACCGTTCGGAACGTACCATGGGCGAGCGGCTTGCAGGCGAGATTTTCGATGCCTACAACAACACCGGCAACGCTGTCAAAAAGCGTGAAGACACGCATAAGATGGCCGAAGCCAACCAGGCGTTCGCACACTTCCGCTGGTAG
- the rpsL gene encoding 30S ribosomal protein S12, producing the protein MPTFNQLVRKGRETSVKKAKAPALLHGLNTKKQIPIEQNSPQKRGVCVAVKTMTPKKPNSAIRKIARTRLTNGMEVTSYIPGIGHNLQEHSVVLIRGGRVKDLPGVRYHIIRGTLDTQGVANRNQARSKYGAKRPKAAKKTTAKK; encoded by the coding sequence ATGCCAACCTTTAACCAACTGGTGCGCAAGGGCAGAGAGACGTCAGTCAAGAAGGCAAAAGCACCCGCTTTGCTGCACGGTCTGAACACCAAGAAGCAGATTCCGATCGAGCAGAACAGCCCCCAGAAACGCGGTGTGTGCGTCGCCGTCAAAACCATGACCCCGAAAAAACCGAATTCCGCCATCCGCAAAATTGCGAGAACGCGTCTCACAAACGGAATGGAAGTGACTTCTTACATCCCGGGAATCGGCCACAATCTGCAGGAGCACAGTGTGGTGCTGATCCGCGGCGGTCGTGTCAAGGACTTGCCGGGCGTCCGTTACCACATCATCCGCGGCACATTGGACACGCAGGGCGTCGCGAACCGCAATCAGGCGCGTTCGAAGTACGGCGCGAAACGTCCCAAAGCCGCAAAGAAGACAACGGCGAAAAAATAA